One stretch of Spiroplasma mirum ATCC 29335 DNA includes these proteins:
- a CDS encoding TcdA/TcdB catalytic glycosyltransferase domain-containing protein, which yields MLLHQDIIQLRELFYTQSDTFLKKFAPTFDLFFNNYDTLTTIEQEQYLNALHLLCIHEFKENYETNQLFQLINHFIRQDGKLEADEKNIHYIWYGLLEARQTNCIKVWTYYNPDYQINLWTNFDSSLVNLLHLKIKEAANNDLAKIIKLQNEFYHDYYLKHRDVSFNENVKQFLVNKKLMLAFRIEEMIQEIKKSFYQAQRELQKFTSNQVIIREINEETLRCGKVTYWFLNKELNLRQHIKSVSNRLRYLILRAYGGIYLDWDVLPSFNKKMLASYLLNLKDNDRSRLILKREILMLLNNQDLLDYRSQRTVKMLTLISKSYLQIFLKHHQPTSPWITSKSYIERILTEIIDHFGFDNLIVPLGDYIISNGYHIMFGGPNDFYNDKFLIAKKNSVFLNRLILTIQEIDKYIEQKTYDLLSYNNQTLSSFYHDLLLQGSNSNYLNFINYRFDYLIPDIKSATSHTGSKIISFAFANLFVNWLKKINENMPNEFIPQIIEKKIRLQVYKKFFRYNSLIYDNINDNQMLIGNLNWPDNSNNNLYHHLARQEYV from the coding sequence ATGTTATTGCATCAAGATATTATCCAACTACGCGAACTTTTTTATACCCAAAGCGATACTTTTTTAAAAAAATTTGCACCAACCTTTGACCTGTTTTTTAATAATTATGATACTTTAACTACCATTGAACAGGAGCAATATTTAAATGCGTTACATTTATTATGTATTCACGAGTTTAAAGAAAATTATGAAACTAACCAATTATTTCAATTAATTAACCATTTTATTCGTCAAGATGGTAAATTAGAAGCTGATGAAAAGAATATTCATTATATTTGGTATGGTCTGTTAGAAGCCCGCCAAACTAATTGTATTAAAGTGTGAACTTATTATAATCCGGATTACCAGATTAATTTATGAACTAATTTTGATAGTAGTTTAGTCAATTTATTACATTTAAAAATTAAAGAAGCGGCCAACAATGATTTAGCAAAGATTATTAAGTTACAAAATGAGTTTTACCATGATTATTATTTAAAACATCGCGATGTTAGTTTTAACGAAAATGTTAAGCAATTTTTAGTTAATAAAAAGTTAATGCTAGCTTTCCGCATTGAAGAGATGATTCAGGAAATTAAAAAATCATTTTACCAGGCTCAACGAGAATTACAAAAATTTACGAGCAACCAGGTAATTATTCGCGAAATTAATGAAGAAACATTACGCTGTGGGAAGGTTACTTATTGATTTTTAAATAAGGAATTAAATTTACGCCAACATATAAAGTCGGTTTCTAATCGTTTGCGTTATCTAATTTTACGTGCTTATGGCGGGATTTATTTAGACTGGGATGTTTTACCAAGTTTTAATAAAAAAATGTTAGCAAGTTATTTACTTAATTTGAAAGATAATGACCGTTCGCGGTTAATTTTAAAAAGAGAGATCCTAATGCTTTTAAATAATCAGGATTTATTAGATTATCGCTCACAGCGAACAGTGAAAATGTTAACTTTAATTAGCAAAAGTTATTTACAAATTTTTTTAAAGCACCACCAACCAACCTCCCCATGAATCACTTCCAAAAGTTATATTGAAAGGATTTTAACTGAAATTATTGATCATTTTGGGTTTGATAATTTAATTGTGCCATTGGGAGATTACATTATTAGCAATGGTTATCATATTATGTTTGGGGGACCAAATGATTTTTATAATGATAAGTTTTTAATTGCTAAAAAAAATAGTGTTTTTTTAAACCGGTTAATTTTAACAATTCAAGAAATTGATAAATACATTGAACAAAAAACCTATGATTTATTGAGTTATAATAACCAAACATTATCTTCTTTTTACCATGATTTATTATTGCAAGGATCAAATAGTAATTATTTAAATTTTATTAACTATCGTTTTGATTATTTGATCCCTGATATTAAAAGCGCAACTTCGCACACAGGTTCGAAGATTATTAGTTTTGCGTTTGCTAATCTGTTTGTTAATTGGTTAAAAAAAATTAACGAAAATATGCCTAATGAATTTATCCCTCAAATTATTGAGAAAAAAATTCGCTTGCAAGTTTATAAGAAGTTTTTCCGCTATAATAGTTTAATATATGACAATATTAATGATAACCAAATGTTGATTGGGAACTTAAACTGACCAGATAATTCCAATAATAATTTATATCATCATTTAGCTCGCCAAGAGTATGTTTAA
- a CDS encoding GMP reductase gives MKAFDYEDIQLIPKMCVVESRKECDPRVKLGKHTFNLPVVPSNMATVVNEELCEKLAQQNYFYIMHRFNVDQVAFVKKMKQQGLIASISVGVKESDYQVIDNLKKENLTPDYITIDIAHAHALSVKKIIEHIRKNFKQAVFIIAGNVGTPKGVRDLEYWGADATKVGIGPGKVCITKLKTGFGNGGWQLAAVKWCSKGSSKPIIADGGLRVNGDIAKSIRMGATMCMIGSLFAAHQESPGKLVVENGVEYKEYFGSASEYNKEEKRYVEGKKELITVRGSIFDTLKEMTEDLQSSISYAGGCDLEAIKKVDYVILKDSNF, from the coding sequence ATGAAAGCATTTGACTATGAAGATATTCAGTTAATTCCCAAAATGTGTGTGGTGGAATCACGGAAAGAATGTGATCCCCGCGTCAAACTAGGAAAACATACATTTAACTTACCAGTGGTCCCTTCTAACATGGCGACTGTTGTTAACGAAGAATTATGTGAGAAATTAGCCCAACAAAATTACTTTTATATTATGCATCGTTTTAATGTTGACCAAGTCGCATTTGTAAAAAAGATGAAACAACAAGGTTTAATTGCCTCAATTTCAGTTGGGGTCAAAGAAAGTGACTATCAAGTAATTGATAACCTAAAAAAAGAAAATCTTACTCCGGATTATATTACCATTGATATTGCCCATGCTCACGCGTTATCAGTTAAAAAAATAATTGAACATATCCGCAAGAATTTTAAACAAGCAGTATTTATTATTGCCGGAAATGTGGGAACACCCAAAGGAGTTCGGGATTTAGAATATTGGGGCGCAGACGCTACCAAAGTTGGAATCGGTCCGGGGAAAGTATGTATTACCAAACTAAAAACTGGATTTGGAAATGGTGGTTGACAACTAGCAGCCGTGAAATGGTGTAGTAAAGGAAGCTCAAAACCAATTATTGCCGATGGTGGTTTACGCGTTAATGGTGATATTGCAAAATCAATCCGGATGGGTGCTACCATGTGTATGATTGGAAGTTTATTTGCCGCCCATCAAGAATCACCGGGAAAATTAGTTGTCGAAAATGGTGTTGAATACAAAGAATACTTTGGATCCGCTAGTGAATATAATAAAGAAGAAAAAAGATATGTCGAAGGAAAAAAAGAATTAATTACTGTTCGGGGTAGTATCTTTGATACCTTAAAAGAAATGACCGAAGATTTACAATCTTCAATTTCCTATGCCGGGGGGTGTGATTTAGAAGCCATTAAAAAAGTTGATTATGTAATTTTAAAAGATAGTAATTTTTAA
- the rpsU gene encoding 30S ribosomal protein S21 produces the protein MATIVVKNGEPLDKALKRFNKVSAVRRKEARRKEHFLSKKEKRRYKQEQNRSFR, from the coding sequence ATGGCTACTATTGTTGTAAAAAATGGTGAACCGCTAGATAAAGCGTTAAAACGTTTTAACAAGGTATCAGCAGTGCGTCGTAAAGAAGCCCGTCGTAAAGAACATTTCTTAAGTAAGAAAGAAAAAAGACGATACAAGCAAGAACAAAACCGTAGTTTTAGATAA
- a CDS encoding replication-associated recombination protein A: MQQPLSFLWRPQSLQDVIGQEHLINDQNGILSRMIKNNFVSSLIFYGNPGIGKTSIALALANDLKIEHSIFNAAIDKKSDLEKIIKKAENYDRYILVLEEIHRMNRDRQDILLQYLEHGNLIMFACTIENPFFVINPAIRSRSNIIELKPISAAEMFSGLKRSLQKSKDIKLNITDEALSYICNLASGDLRVAINILELAIHLYPQELVNLDIVKAISPTANLLNSHYGDEHHHLKSAFQKSIRGSDVEAALHYFSRLLASGDYEALLRRMLIISYEDIGLANPAISLHVKAAIDSFRQIGMPEGIIPLGLVVIEMCLSEKSNSAYLATFKAYEDVIMNGKVYPVPLHLRDASYKSAKKLNRGLGYKYPHDFPNDYVKQQYLPNKLLGTVYYHPKLHSVYEKRLNDLYQAFKNKK; this comes from the coding sequence ATGCAACAGCCGTTATCATTTTTATGGCGACCACAATCATTACAAGATGTAATTGGTCAAGAACACTTAATTAATGATCAAAATGGAATTTTATCCCGGATGATTAAAAATAATTTTGTTAGTTCTTTAATTTTTTATGGTAATCCCGGAATTGGAAAAACTAGTATTGCGTTAGCCTTAGCAAATGATTTAAAGATTGAGCATAGTATTTTTAACGCCGCCATTGATAAAAAAAGTGATTTAGAAAAAATTATTAAAAAAGCTGAAAATTATGATCGTTATATTTTAGTTTTAGAAGAAATTCATCGGATGAATCGTGATCGCCAAGACATCCTTTTGCAATATTTAGAACATGGTAATTTAATTATGTTTGCTTGTACGATCGAAAATCCGTTTTTTGTCATTAACCCCGCGATTCGAAGTCGCAGTAATATTATTGAGTTAAAACCTATTTCAGCTGCTGAAATGTTTAGTGGTTTAAAACGAAGTTTACAAAAATCAAAGGATATTAAACTAAATATTACCGATGAAGCCTTAAGTTATATTTGTAATTTAGCGAGTGGGGACTTACGAGTTGCCATTAATATTTTAGAATTAGCAATTCATTTATATCCCCAAGAATTAGTTAATCTAGATATTGTTAAGGCAATTTCACCAACTGCTAATTTATTAAATTCCCATTATGGTGATGAACACCATCATTTAAAATCGGCCTTTCAAAAATCAATCCGCGGTAGTGATGTGGAAGCAGCTCTCCACTATTTTAGCCGGTTATTAGCAAGTGGGGATTATGAAGCATTATTACGAAGAATGTTAATTATTAGTTATGAAGATATTGGGTTGGCAAATCCCGCTATTTCCTTACATGTCAAAGCTGCAATTGATTCATTTCGCCAAATTGGCATGCCCGAAGGAATTATTCCTCTGGGATTAGTAGTAATTGAAATGTGTTTAAGTGAAAAATCAAATAGTGCTTATTTAGCAACTTTTAAAGCTTATGAAGATGTTATTATGAATGGGAAAGTATATCCAGTTCCCTTACATTTGCGTGATGCTAGTTATAAATCGGCCAAGAAATTAAACCGGGGTTTAGGTTATAAATATCCTCATGATTTTCCTAATGACTATGTTAAACAGCAGTATTTACCAAATAAATTATTAGGAACAGTTTATTACCATCCTAAATTACATAGTGTGTATGAAAAACGGTTAAATGACTTATACCAAGCTTTTAAAAATAAAAAATAA
- a CDS encoding GNAT family N-acetyltransferase, translating into MKRKYRQNRKIKKIFKFKGHYEATTLAQNFVRYVTDPFREEGGYDIIDVENEIYQTEITTEEGNSYTVAISTQFDYEEDSEKIKEITKYQVDNDLDFILYTIGDHHDEQETDFLESLGLVLNEQLIGMVFDLKRWKKGRKKIPPNVKFRRVNDNKRLKDFSLILKSAFGSKSWDYAFYKTLLKLNKDETICQIDLLYKNNQPAGTGNIYFEKEIAIIDDIATHQNFRHQGLAKLMINNLLTTAWNNDYDLVGLIATPEGFNMYRKLGFRPIKLYLNEYVTRSQTNNLEQIAKKISRGKIKTLQNVNYQQLISQVGNKKCHGCENIINDPEYLMAYHLTNDFEINVYHQNCYKLNAKDKWVIMVNQKQS; encoded by the coding sequence ATGAAAAGAAAATATCGCCAGAACCGTAAGATTAAAAAAATATTTAAATTTAAAGGCCATTATGAGGCCACCACCCTCGCACAAAATTTTGTGCGTTATGTTACCGACCCCTTTCGGGAAGAAGGCGGCTATGATATTATTGATGTTGAAAATGAAATTTATCAAACAGAAATTACCACTGAAGAAGGTAATTCTTACACGGTTGCAATTAGTACTCAATTTGATTATGAAGAAGATAGTGAAAAAATTAAAGAGATTACCAAATATCAAGTTGATAATGACCTTGATTTTATTTTATATACCATTGGAGATCACCATGACGAGCAAGAAACAGACTTTTTAGAAAGTTTAGGATTAGTATTAAATGAACAATTAATTGGAATGGTTTTTGATTTGAAACGGTGAAAAAAAGGACGCAAAAAAATCCCACCGAATGTTAAATTTCGCCGGGTAAATGATAATAAACGCCTAAAAGATTTTAGTCTTATTTTAAAAAGCGCCTTTGGTTCAAAAAGTTGAGATTATGCTTTTTACAAGACCTTATTAAAATTAAATAAGGATGAAACAATTTGTCAAATTGACTTATTATATAAAAATAACCAGCCAGCAGGAACCGGGAATATTTATTTTGAAAAAGAAATTGCGATTATTGATGATATTGCCACCCACCAAAACTTTCGCCACCAGGGGCTAGCAAAATTAATGATTAACAATCTCTTAACAACCGCTTGAAATAATGACTATGATTTAGTCGGTTTAATTGCCACTCCCGAAGGGTTTAATATGTATCGCAAACTAGGTTTTCGCCCAATTAAATTATATTTAAACGAATATGTTACCAGAAGTCAAACTAATAATCTTGAGCAAATTGCGAAAAAAATTAGTCGGGGTAAAATAAAAACCTTACAAAATGTTAATTATCAACAATTAATCAGCCAAGTTGGTAATAAAAAATGTCATGGCTGTGAAAACATAATTAATGACCCTGAATATTTAATGGCTTATCACTTAACTAATGACTTTGAAATTAATGTTTACCACCAAAATTGTTATAAATTAAATGCAAAAGATAAGTGAGTTATTATGGTCAACCAAAAACAATCGTAA